The nucleotide sequence GGGAAACAGGTTCCTTGGGAATCGTCATCCTTGAAGGGGGATTTCTATTTTGTCCCCAGCGGTCCACAGGCAGCGGTAGTGGAGAGACCTGCGCCTGCTCAAGCCCAACAGGACTATGCTCTGTCACGCCCCCCGGTCTCCACGACCAATGAGATTAAAAGAGACGGTTACTTCATCGTCTATGACAACGGGACGGTTCTGGACACCAAGACAAACCTGATGTGGGCAGCAAAAGACAATGGTAGCAAAATCAACTGGGCAAATGCCAAGAGCTATTGTGAGAATTACCGGGGTGGTGGTTATACGGATTGGCGGATGCCAACACGAGACGAGCTTGCGGGTCTGTATAATAAGGGTATCGGTTATACGCCAGTTTGCGCAGCAAGTGGTGATACCGCCAAAGTACATTTGACTAATTTAATAACTGTGAGTTGCTGGTGGGTGTGGGCATCGGAAACTCGCGGATCCGAGGCTGTCCCCTTCAGTTTCCTTACTGGCGTCAGGGAATGGTTTCTCCAGTCCATCGACTACAGCCACCGGGCGCTCCCGGTGCGTTCCGGAAAATAGATTAATTGGTCATTTTCTCTATTCGGGTACACAGCGAAGCCCTGTTCACTCTAAAAATTATTGCTCCATTTCAAATCGTAATACACAGAGCCCATTATGTGAGGGATGTCAATAGTTGTGGTGTTAGATGCGCGACTTCATTGATATTTGATCAAGCTCAGCCTCATTGATAACCAATGGAAAGGTGGAGGGACCGTCGGCGCAATTACGGTAGGAAACGTGGAAAAACTTGACAGCGGATTTCCAGTTCTGTAGAGTGCAGGCGTGCTTCCTGAAGTCAGTAAAAAGTCAAGCTTGAAGAAAATGCTTGATTTCGAATGGTAATAGTTAAGATAATGTATCACATCAACTTGTATATCAGAAAAAACCTGTCTACTCGATTCAAACAACGTTCTTAAACAAAATTCTTGACAGCCCGCCCCACATTTTCTTACACTCCGCGGTATATTTTAGGAGACCACGATATGTCCTATCCAAGCGGTCGACATTTTTTACAGATTCCAGGACCGACTAATATACCCGAGCAGGTACTTCGGGCGATGGCAAAGCCGATCATAGATCACCGGGGGCCGGAATTCAAGGCGCTGGTATTTGAGGTGCTCAGCGGGCTCAAGCCGGTTTTCAAGACTGCTGGACCTGTTATCATCTTTGCCTCTTCGGGAACAGGTGCTTGGGAGGCGGGGCTGGTCAATACGCTCTCTCCCGGCGATAAGGTGTTGATGTTCGAGACAGGTCACTTTGCGACCCTCTGGAAAAACATGGCCGTCCGATTGGGGCTGGAGGTCGATTTCGTCCCTGGCGACTGGCGACACGGAGTTGATCCCTCTGTCGTCGAGACCAAGCTGGCCGAGGACAGGAATCATCTGATCCGGTCGGTCATGGTCGTCCACAACGAGACCTCGACCGGCGTGACGAGCCGCATCGCCGCAATCAGGAAGGCGATGGACCGCGCCGGCCATCCGGCGCTTTTCATGGTTGATACCATCTCGTCCTTGGGCTCAATTGATTACCACCATGACGAATGGGGGGTCGATGTGACAATAAGCTGCTCCCAGAAAGGGCTGATGCTGCCGCCAGGACTCGGATTGAATGCGATCAGCGCCAAGGCGTTAACAGCGGCAACAATTGCGAAGCTTCCCAAGTCTTACTGGGGATGGGAGGAGATGCTGGCTGCAAATAAAGGAGGATTTTTCCCTTCGTCTCCGGCCACCAATCTGCTCTACGGCCTGAGGGAAAGCCTCAAAATGCTTGCGGAAGAGGGGCTCGACAATGTTTTCAGGCGTCACGAGCGACATGCCGAAGCCACGCGCCGGGCGGTCCGTACATGGGGTATGGAAATCTGTTGCCTCGATCCGGAGGAGTACAGCCC is from Deltaproteobacteria bacterium and encodes:
- a CDS encoding aminotransferase class V-fold PLP-dependent enzyme, with the protein product MSYPSGRHFLQIPGPTNIPEQVLRAMAKPIIDHRGPEFKALVFEVLSGLKPVFKTAGPVIIFASSGTGAWEAGLVNTLSPGDKVLMFETGHFATLWKNMAVRLGLEVDFVPGDWRHGVDPSVVETKLAEDRNHLIRSVMVVHNETSTGVTSRIAAIRKAMDRAGHPALFMVDTISSLGSIDYHHDEWGVDVTISCSQKGLMLPPGLGLNAISAKALTAATIAKLPKSYWGWEEMLAANKGGFFPSSPATNLLYGLRESLKMLAEEGLDNVFRRHERHAEATRRAVRTWGMEICCLDPEEYSPVLTTVVMPEKKGADVYRDTVLEKFNMSLGSGLGILKDQVFRIGHLGDFNDLMLIGTLAGVEMGFALNGVPYKQGGVMEAMGFLAVH